The following are encoded in a window of Diorhabda sublineata isolate icDioSubl1.1 chromosome 5, icDioSubl1.1, whole genome shotgun sequence genomic DNA:
- the LOC130443882 gene encoding putative inorganic phosphate cotransporter isoform X2, with product MRHQQVICLFLLVVSAISMRVQLSVVIVAMLDPNASSNPDIRTFDWTNKNVVLSSFFWGYITLQLFAADWARTYGAKRFLLVAMTINATAVALVPILADKFQSYGVMASRVIQGMCQGFVFPSVSTLLGRWCHISERSRLGSWCLSGAAFGTIISLFTNGLIASSQLGWPFCFYIYGAIGYLWVLLFLFLGSSSPAQCSRISKEEKEYIESSTKIKVNKIQVPWKSILTTRPVWILMFAQVGQIWGYNTLITEIPNYMKAVMLFDMKSNGTLSSAPYIASFFCNFGFGFLADYLINHKYLTRTATRKLFNSISGIGAGTSLLILSFLPASARIPSVFMLVSAVGIQSAATGGYNLNHIDLSPNFSGTLQAMCNSVGSALSSFAPILVQLIVTDDGNKSQWQIVFIVAAMAYIIPSIAFAMFASGKRQKWDGSKEVDEKTLSEVIARKASVWSVMSV from the exons ATGCGACACCAGCAAGTCATTTGTTTGTTTCTACTTGTGGTTTCTGCTATTTCTATGAGAGTACAATTGTCAGTGGTAATTGTAGCTATGCTAGATCCAAATGCTTCATCAAACCCAGATATACGG aCATTTGATTGGACTAACAAAAATGTCGtcttatcatcatttttttgggGCTATATTACCCTTCAGTTGTTCGCTGCGGATTGGGCAAGGACATACGGTGCTAAGCGGTTTCTGTTAGTTGCGATGACAATTAATGCAACTGCTGTAGCCTTGGTTCCAATATTGGCAGATAAGTTCCAATCATATGGAGTTATGGCATCCAGAGTAATTCAAGGAATGTGTCAGGGATTTGTATTTCCATCAGTAAGCACTTTACTTGGTAGATGGTGTCACATTTCAGAAAGATCGAGACTAGGTAGCTGGTGCTTGTCag gtgCAGCATTTGGTACCATTATTAGTTTGTTCACTAACGGTCTTATCGCTTCTTCACAACTGGGTtggccattttgtttttatatttatggtgCGATAGGATATTTATGGGTCttattgtttctatttttgGGATCTAGTTCTCCGGCTCAATGTAGTAGAATTTCAAAAGAGGAAAAAGAATACATTGAGAGCTCTACTAAGATCAAGGTGAAcaaa ATTCAAGTGCCGTGGAAAAGTATTCTTACAACTAGACCAGTTTGGATATTGATGTTCGCCCAAGTTGGCCAAATTTGGGGTTACAACACGCTTATAACAGAAATTCCCAATTATATGAAGGCGGTCATGTTATTCGATATGAAATCG aatGGAACATTATCATCTGCACCTTATATTGCTAGCTTCTTCTGTAATTTTGGTTTTGGATTTCTTGCAGATTATCTAATTAACCATAAATATCTTACGAGGACTGCTACTAGGAAGTTATTCAATTCGATAT CTGGTATAGGAGCAGGTACATCTCTACTGATTCTTAGCTTTTTACCAGCCAGTGCTAGAATCCCGTCTGTTTTTATGTTAGTGAGCGCAGTTGGAATTCAATCTGCAGCAACTGGAGGATATAACTTGAACCACATAGATTTGTCTCCAAATTTTTCAGGCACACTTCAAGCTATGTGTAATAGTGTTGGTAGTGCACTTTCTAGTTTTGCACCTATATTAGTACAATTAATTGTTACTGACGAT GGTAATAAATCACAGTGGCAGATAGTTTTCATTGTAGCTGCTATGGCATATATTATACCGAGTATTGCGTTCGCAATGTTTGCATCTGGAAAAAGACAGAAATGGGATGGTTCTAAAGAGGTTGACGAGAAAACATTATCAGAAGTTATAGCTAGAAAAGCATCTGTATGGTCAGTCATGTCTGTATAG
- the LOC130443882 gene encoding putative inorganic phosphate cotransporter isoform X1, which yields MDKETENKVEHKKNVKLPRFGMRHQQVICLFLLVVSAISMRVQLSVVIVAMLDPNASSNPDIRTFDWTNKNVVLSSFFWGYITLQLFAADWARTYGAKRFLLVAMTINATAVALVPILADKFQSYGVMASRVIQGMCQGFVFPSVSTLLGRWCHISERSRLGSWCLSGAAFGTIISLFTNGLIASSQLGWPFCFYIYGAIGYLWVLLFLFLGSSSPAQCSRISKEEKEYIESSTKIKVNKIQVPWKSILTTRPVWILMFAQVGQIWGYNTLITEIPNYMKAVMLFDMKSNGTLSSAPYIASFFCNFGFGFLADYLINHKYLTRTATRKLFNSISGIGAGTSLLILSFLPASARIPSVFMLVSAVGIQSAATGGYNLNHIDLSPNFSGTLQAMCNSVGSALSSFAPILVQLIVTDDGNKSQWQIVFIVAAMAYIIPSIAFAMFASGKRQKWDGSKEVDEKTLSEVIARKASVWSVMSV from the exons ATGGATAAGGAAACTGAAAACAAGGTAGAACATAAAAAGAATG ttaAATTACCGCGATTTGGTATGCGACACCAGCAAGTCATTTGTTTGTTTCTACTTGTGGTTTCTGCTATTTCTATGAGAGTACAATTGTCAGTGGTAATTGTAGCTATGCTAGATCCAAATGCTTCATCAAACCCAGATATACGG aCATTTGATTGGACTAACAAAAATGTCGtcttatcatcatttttttgggGCTATATTACCCTTCAGTTGTTCGCTGCGGATTGGGCAAGGACATACGGTGCTAAGCGGTTTCTGTTAGTTGCGATGACAATTAATGCAACTGCTGTAGCCTTGGTTCCAATATTGGCAGATAAGTTCCAATCATATGGAGTTATGGCATCCAGAGTAATTCAAGGAATGTGTCAGGGATTTGTATTTCCATCAGTAAGCACTTTACTTGGTAGATGGTGTCACATTTCAGAAAGATCGAGACTAGGTAGCTGGTGCTTGTCag gtgCAGCATTTGGTACCATTATTAGTTTGTTCACTAACGGTCTTATCGCTTCTTCACAACTGGGTtggccattttgtttttatatttatggtgCGATAGGATATTTATGGGTCttattgtttctatttttgGGATCTAGTTCTCCGGCTCAATGTAGTAGAATTTCAAAAGAGGAAAAAGAATACATTGAGAGCTCTACTAAGATCAAGGTGAAcaaa ATTCAAGTGCCGTGGAAAAGTATTCTTACAACTAGACCAGTTTGGATATTGATGTTCGCCCAAGTTGGCCAAATTTGGGGTTACAACACGCTTATAACAGAAATTCCCAATTATATGAAGGCGGTCATGTTATTCGATATGAAATCG aatGGAACATTATCATCTGCACCTTATATTGCTAGCTTCTTCTGTAATTTTGGTTTTGGATTTCTTGCAGATTATCTAATTAACCATAAATATCTTACGAGGACTGCTACTAGGAAGTTATTCAATTCGATAT CTGGTATAGGAGCAGGTACATCTCTACTGATTCTTAGCTTTTTACCAGCCAGTGCTAGAATCCCGTCTGTTTTTATGTTAGTGAGCGCAGTTGGAATTCAATCTGCAGCAACTGGAGGATATAACTTGAACCACATAGATTTGTCTCCAAATTTTTCAGGCACACTTCAAGCTATGTGTAATAGTGTTGGTAGTGCACTTTCTAGTTTTGCACCTATATTAGTACAATTAATTGTTACTGACGAT GGTAATAAATCACAGTGGCAGATAGTTTTCATTGTAGCTGCTATGGCATATATTATACCGAGTATTGCGTTCGCAATGTTTGCATCTGGAAAAAGACAGAAATGGGATGGTTCTAAAGAGGTTGACGAGAAAACATTATCAGAAGTTATAGCTAGAAAAGCATCTGTATGGTCAGTCATGTCTGTATAG